One window of Methanothermobacter tenebrarum genomic DNA carries:
- a CDS encoding glycosyltransferase, with translation MFNLRTVSIVIPMRNEADILERCLHAMEELDYPRDLLEIVIVNDGSTDNTAELIEKGSWSFNYQYIETDGVGVSRARDMGFSLQKKAIQYLLLEGFSYPGFELEAEMFSRFSKAGFKIVEVPISYGRRFDEPKLSSLFDGFKIFRALFSGRLRLKGV, from the coding sequence GTGTTTAATTTGAGGACGGTATCGATTGTTATACCCATGAGGAATGAGGCAGATATTCTTGAAAGATGCCTCCATGCAATGGAGGAACTGGATTATCCTAGAGACCTCCTTGAGATTGTGATTGTGAATGATGGTTCAACAGATAACACTGCTGAGTTAATAGAGAAGGGATCATGGTCCTTCAACTACCAGTACATTGAAACAGATGGCGTGGGCGTTTCAAGGGCACGTGACATGGGCTTCAGTTTACAAAAAAAGGCCATTCAATATCTCCTTCTAGAGGGGTTTAGTTATCCGGGATTTGAACTTGAAGCTGAGATGTTTTCCAGATTTTCAAAAGCAGGATTTAAGATTGTTGAGGTTCCCATATCCTATGGGAGGAGGTTTGATGAACCTAAACTTTCATCCCTCTTTGATGGTTTTAAGATTTTCAGGGCACTCTTTTCTGGAAGGTTAAGGTTGAAGGGTGTTTGA
- a CDS encoding glycosyltransferase family 2 protein, whose product MLVSIVIPALNEEGVVGRTIRSVPMEKIREMGYDVEILVVDNASEDGTAREALDAGARVVREDKRGYGNAYKRGFREARGDILVMGDADLTYPFEMIPDFLREIENGYDFVIGDRMNGMMEDGAMPALHRYVGNPILSRMLNILFRNNIRDTHCGMRAITRKALDRMELRAPGMEFAIEMVIEASEKNLKIKQIPIPYRQRRGGETKLHSFKDGWRHIEYMLRRKFLRGSLY is encoded by the coding sequence ATGCTCGTGTCAATAGTAATACCAGCCCTCAATGAGGAGGGCGTCGTTGGGAGGACGATAAGATCCGTCCCAATGGAGAAGATCAGGGAGATGGGATACGATGTTGAGATACTGGTCGTTGACAATGCCTCAGAGGATGGAACGGCCAGGGAGGCCCTTGATGCAGGAGCACGGGTTGTCAGGGAGGATAAAAGGGGATATGGAAACGCATACAAGAGGGGGTTCAGAGAGGCCAGGGGCGATATTCTGGTGATGGGTGACGCTGACCTCACTTACCCTTTTGAGATGATCCCTGACTTCCTAAGGGAGATAGAGAATGGCTACGACTTTGTAATCGGGGATCGGATGAATGGTATGATGGAAGATGGTGCCATGCCAGCCCTCCACAGGTACGTAGGAAATCCTATCCTCTCAAGGATGCTCAACATACTCTTCAGGAACAATATAAGGGACACCCACTGTGGTATGAGGGCCATCACAAGGAAGGCGCTTGACAGGATGGAACTAAGGGCTCCTGGAATGGAATTCGCCATAGAGATGGTAATCGAAGCCTCTGAGAAGAACCTGAAGATCAAGCAGATACCCATACCCTACAGGCAGAGGAGGGGTGGTGAGACCAAGCTCCACTCCTTCAAGGATGGGTGGAGGCACATAGAATATATGCTCAGGAGGAAATTCCTCAGGGGTTCACTTTACTAG
- a CDS encoding glycosyltransferase family 2 protein yields the protein MYSSKVIEDVTFIIPAYNEEKSIGTLLTRINELYPKAKIIVIDNNSSDRTSEIAEEKGAIVIKEKKQGKANAIFTGFKRLKTEYAVMMDADGTYPPEDSIRLIQALKRENADVVLGSRLKGEII from the coding sequence ATGTACTCGTCAAAAGTGATAGAAGATGTCACTTTTATAATACCAGCTTATAATGAGGAAAAATCGATAGGAACTTTACTTACAAGGATAAATGAATTATATCCAAAGGCTAAGATCATAGTCATTGATAACAATTCATCTGATAGGACTTCTGAGATTGCAGAGGAAAAAGGAGCGATAGTAATAAAAGAAAAAAAGCAGGGAAAAGCTAATGCAATTTTCACAGGCTTTAAGCGTCTTAAAACAGAATATGCGGTTATGATGGATGCTGATGGAACTTATCCTCCAGAGGATTCAATCAGACTCATACAAGCACTTAAAAGGGAAAATGCGGATGTTGTACTTGGATCAAGATTAAAAGGTGAAATTATTTAA